The Candidatus Thermoplasmatota archaeon genome segment GTCTTCCTCTGGGGAGCTATCGTCGCCGTGATAGTCTCGATCATACTGAGCACGCTCGTGGTCTACGTTCTCGGGGAGACGATACAGCGACAGTACGACTTCCTTCGACCCGAGTCTACCATTTGGATTCTTCTGCTCTTCTCCGTCGTTGCGCCCATGGTAGAGGAATTCGCCAAGGGCATGGGAGTCTACACTGTCAGGGAATCGATAACGGAAGCCGAGGACGGAATGGTCTACGGAGCGGCCAGCGGTCTCGGGTTCGCTGCCACTGAGAACGTGCTTTATGGTCTCGCGGCTTACCTCATGATCGCGGATTTTCGAGCCTCGATCATCCTGATACTCGTGAGGTCCATATCCTCCTCTCTGCTGCACGCGAGCGCATCGGCTGTCATGGGGTACGGTGTGGGACGGAGCGTGCTGTTCAGAGGGGCCGCCGTCCTTCCGTACTATCTCCTGGCCGTCTTCATGCACGGCGTGTTCAACTATCTCGCAGCGTTCGAGATCATATACGAAGACCCGACGGCGGTTCTGTACGGCTTCTCTCTCGCCATCATATTCGCGGTCGCGGCCTTCAGCCTCGTCAGGTACGGCATCCGAGCAAAGGACCACAGATAGCTTCTTTTCATCTCCTGCGTTTAGGGAAGGAGAGATGAAGAAGGAGTTCGAGCTCGAGGGAAGTACGTATTCGAACAACAAGGATGACTTCAAGAGGATACTGAGGAAGTACGGTCTGCGGTGGAAGGGCTCGCTGGGAAATTTCGAATGGATTGGAACGGACGACAAGGTCACGGCTTATTTCGACAGGGACGAAGAAAGGGGCGTCACGCTGAAGTCCCGGCTCGTCTGGGAGGGGAAGCGGAAGTCGGATTTCCTCTCCGAACTCGCTGATTGGGTCAAGAGCTTGGAAGGTGCGCCCGCGAGGAGAGGAGGACCTACCAAGGGTGCGAAGCAGAAGGTTCAGAGAGAGCTCGAATTCTGGGACAAGATCCACGGGCCTCCTGTCGAGGGCATGAAGGCAGAGGGCAGGCCCGAGTCGTGGATCTCCAAGGATGTCGAAGAGTGGAAGGCGAAGAGAAAAGAAAAGGAGAAGGAACTGAAGCGGAAGTACTCCTAGGCCGCCTCGAAGCCGGACTCCTCGGTCAGAAACGGGTCATAGCACTCGAAACAGTACCCGTGCCTCCTGTCCCTCGGAAGGAGAATAAGCCGGCAACCGCATTTTCTGCAGGAGCCATCTCTATCAGTGTCGTTGGGAAATTCCCTAGTATCTGGACGCAGCTTCATTGCCTTTCCCCCTCTCAACAAAACCTGCAGGGAGAGGAATAAGAGGAGGATATTAAAACGTTTGTGAACGCCTTTTCAGGACCCTTACAGTTGTCGTTTCGATTACCCTTATAAACCCGCATATTCTTCACCGTCTGTTGAGTTCGATTGAGGGAGCCCGGGAGAGAAAGCGCTGCAATTTCATCACTGCTGAGGGAATCGATGGTTGCGGTAAGACGACAATCTCCAAGTTCATCTCCGAGTGGTTGCGTTCCGAAGGGTCCGACGTGGTCCTTACCGTTGAGCCCACGACGACGTGGATAGGTGAGTCCGTCAAGAGGGGCTTCTCTGAAGGCGTTCACGCCTTCACGGAGGCCTTGCTGTTCATGGCCGACAGGGCCCAGCATACGCTCCAGATCGAGGAGTGGATCTCGGAGGGGAAGATCGTCGTCTCCGACAGATACATCGACTCTACGCTCGCGTACCAGGGAGCCTCACTTCAGGCTGAAGGGATGGAGGACGCAGTGGAGTGGCTGAAGAACGCGAGCGCGCCATACGTGCTCGTTCCCGACATCACGTTCCTCCTGCAGGTCGACCCCGAGATCGCAATGCAGAGGATTTCGAACCGCTCGAAGATAACCAAGTTCGAGAAGCTCGACTTCCTGGTCGAAGTCGACAGTGTGTACAAGAGCCTGTCAGAATCCGATGAGAGGTTCCGAGTGGTCAACGCATCTCAGA includes the following:
- a CDS encoding PrsW family intramembrane metalloprotease, with amino-acid sequence MDSLPPGLAIPILVLVSFVPAIIYVIWVRRSERYEVEPWRQIAKVFLWGAIVAVIVSIILSTLVVYVLGETIQRQYDFLRPESTIWILLLFSVVAPMVEEFAKGMGVYTVRESITEAEDGMVYGAASGLGFAATENVLYGLAAYLMIADFRASIILILVRSISSSLLHASASAVMGYGVGRSVLFRGAAVLPYYLLAVFMHGVFNYLAAFEIIYEDPTAVLYGFSLAIIFAVAAFSLVRYGIRAKDHR
- the tmk gene encoding dTMP kinase; this encodes MSSIEGARERKRCNFITAEGIDGCGKTTISKFISEWLRSEGSDVVLTVEPTTTWIGESVKRGFSEGVHAFTEALLFMADRAQHTLQIEEWISEGKIVVSDRYIDSTLAYQGASLQAEGMEDAVEWLKNASAPYVLVPDITFLLQVDPEIAMQRISNRSKITKFEKLDFLVEVDSVYKSLSESDERFRVVNASQTLDGVKEDVVRILESEF